From Syngnathus typhle isolate RoL2023-S1 ecotype Sweden linkage group LG5, RoL_Styp_1.0, whole genome shotgun sequence:
TGCCCAGCCACTCGCAACCTGACACCACTGCTGCCCTCTTCTTCCCCATCCCGACCTGAGACGGCGAGCTCCTGCATGGAGATCGAGGCAGCTCAGAGGAGACTTCGGGAGATTGAAAACAGGTATGTAACATAGCGACGATACGGCGGACTCGCAATACATTCAAGTCTTCAGATGTGTATTTTTCAGCTTTAAGCTGCATGACCCAGCTTGTTCCGCACCACTGGATCaattatactacaatactcgaAGGAGACAAAACATCCGATCACAAATTTGCCACTCAATGACTACAGCATACAGTGCACTGACtaaatttgtgatgacattttgtttgtatCTCTGCTGAAGAAATTGGTGGGAGGCTTGCAAAGCGTGGGCTATCTGAGACACCATAGTGCTTGTGCTTCAAAATGCAGGCACTTccaacttagtttgttgcattcTTGAGATGgcactgaaaaataaaaaaaatcaccacgTTGTCCCATTAAGACTGATCTATCATTGACTAGAATAACGCTGGAGGACGATGACGAGGATCTCGATGTGGAGCCAGCCCAACGAAGGCCGGTGTTGGTCATCTCGGACAGTTTGAAGGAAGGCCTGCAGCGAGGCATCACTGACATTCTCCCACACACAGTAGCCCAATCTGTGTATGTTCTAaagtaaaatagaaaaaaaaaagctctctggACATTTTACTTTGCAACTGACTCCTGCTACGTCATTTGTTTAGGAGCCATTCCTGCATGGAGCTGGTGTTGTGGCGGCCACCAGAGAACCCCTTCTGTCGCAGACTAAAAGGTTCCTTGCAGAAACAGAAGAAACAACAAACTGTTTTGCGACAGCCCCCCACTCCATGTCCTTCGCCCACGCCGCACAGCACTCCCGTCGACACGCACAGCCCTCTCCTTAACTTTCCCGTCGCTGAAAGCTGTGCAGAGGAGGACATGGAAATGTAAGAAGGAGCAAGACTACTCAGACATGTCATGTTTGGGACTAACTTGCTTTCTTTAGACTTGTCGGAATGATCCGCTGCTTTGGTCACATTTTGCAACTTGAGTGAAATCTGTCACAACCTGCTTCATAGCAAAATTCACACAGCCTGTGTCAGGGTAGAGGAATTGATTCTCTTACCAATTCTAAGCATTTGCCAAAGTCTAGTAAATTGTTTACATTACACCGGCAGGTGTATtttgatgatctttttttttttttttttttgctttttggtAATCTGCAGAGCACAACCCCTGATTTTTGTTCCCTTTTGCCGTCATAAATAGGAACATGATTCCTCCCAATGCTAATATACATGACCTTGTACTTGTGGTTGAAGGATCATATTTCTATATTGCTTAGCAAATGTGCTATTCGAGTTTACGAAATCTTGGAAATTTCTCTTTTGATTGGATTTGTGTTTTTCTGCATGCTCGCAGCACTGAGACATTTTTCCTTTGTATTTGTTTTCGAGTAAAATGATGCTTCGTTCTTTTGTTGAAAACGTGTGCTGTACGTGTGGAAAAATCAACCATCCTCTGATACGTGACACTAATCCGGATTCTGGTTCATATAGATGACAAAATGTTTATTGCAGAAGTTGAATGTATCTTTGTGTGGTTTAGCCTTTACAACTTAACATGATGTAACATTTATGAGCATATAAGGGATTCCCACAAAGAAGAGCTTTATGAGATTTCAGTGAAATCTGTAAACCTCTGCAATGTTAAACCATAAAACCTCAACACGGAGGAAAGTTCAAAAGATGACTAAACCTTGTGTCATTTGTCACCGTGACCTATCTTAAGTACAGGCAACAGTGAATGAGTCATTGTAAAAGATACAAAAGCAAAATGCTACAGCTATATCGCCTCAAGTGACAAGACAATCTTTAAAACAATACTGTAACGTTTCAAATCCTTAACTTGTGGTTGGCCTGATAGGCGAGGCTCTCAGGCTTTCAGACTCTCTTGCTCAAgctgtaaaacaaacaaaattgagCAGTATTAGAAATACTACTTTGCATGCCCAGTGAAAATGCATCACACAAAAGTGTTGCCATATTGACACTAAAAAATGCACTGACTGTAGGAAGGTTAGATCCTGTTGGCATCCATGGCTGGTTCTCTACACGGAGCTGCTTGACTCTGCTCTGCAAGTAATGCACAAGTTTTAATGAGGCCACATCTGAAGGGCTCTGGGGGGCAGCGGCAGCGTAGACGTATGTCAAGCAGTCCAAATGCGGAGCATCGTGATGCTGATGGAAACAAAAAGTATTTCCTCCAACTGTATTCACGTGCTTGTAAGTTTCTCGTGATGAGAAATGGTACCTTTGCACTAAGCTTTCTTTGACCTTCTACCCTCAGCTTTTCCTCTTCATTCGTTGACgtctttctgaaaaaaaaaacagaaacacaTTTGGAGATGTTAGCTAACCTATTACATTAGTCATATGTTACATCAATGGGCAAATCAACTGATTGTGAGATATCAGTTTGGGTGATGATTACATCATGCTGGTTAAGTACAGTATTAGTAACTATCATTATTCTTCAATTGGTTTATAGGCTACAGCACATTTACCTGCCATTTAATAACTTTGTTCTGCACCTGTAGGATGGCAAAAATGAATGGCACATTTTAAATACACAATCAGTGTGAGTCTGTaaagaaagatttttttccTGTTCAGAGGAACAATTTGATCGCAGTGCAATACATTTCAATATCATACCAGAGTTGATTTAATTCTGTAGTTTGATTTAAGAAAGATATATACAGAATAATTAAAGACAGGAAAATACTTTTCAGTAAGCCAAATCCTACAGAACAATGGTTCATTATGCCATATTCTACTTTTCTTAACCCTTAGATGCATACATACGTGGGTAAAAAAtgacccgtttttttttttttttaattaattaatttatcttTTAAATATCTTCATAAGAAAATTTGTTAAGGTAATTGTCTTTTTCAAAGAAGTTCAAAAGTTCAAAATAAAGATATTTCAAACATTAAATCATTGTTGTGTGGTCCTAGATATAGTAATACCTAATATCATAGAAGTGAATTACTCTCtaccaaaatgacaaaaatggcaTAAAACCACATAGATTCTAATATGGGTCATTTTTGACCCACTTATGGAAGCGTGTCACTTGTACATCTATAGGTTAAGGTGGTAAAATGTTGGGATTTTGTTAACTAGAATCATCCAAATCATGTAACATTTCAGTCTGATTTGCGTAATCAATATTTCACTTTTTGAATTGAACTCCTGAAATGGGATTCAAATGTTGCCCTGATATGCATGTCACCTTTCCAATTCGGCAGTCAACTCTTCCTCAAACTTGCAGGCTAGTCGGGCAGTGGTCTGTTCCTTCCATTGAGTCATGTTCTTCTGGACTTGCATCAGCTCCATGTCTTTGGCCTCCAGTTGCTTGCGAAGTGAGGCCTCCAGTCCGCCGTCACTCACATGAGACCATTTCAAACTACTGAGCTCCTCAATGTGCTCCTAGGTCAATCAAATTTGATTCATCCAGCAATTCAGTTTGGGTACAACcggaccagtttttttttttttttaaacacacacatacctgAAAGTTGCATGCATACCTGAATGAGACACTCCTTCAGAGAATCCAAGGCTTGGTTTCTCTCCATCCTCATCTGCTCCCTCTGAATCCTCAACTCTCGTTCCTGGAAGCAAACCCTTCTGAACTTAGCTGTCCGTAAACTGGGCTACGTGTGAATATCCACTTGGCCAAATTTTACCTTGTCTTTGAACAGCTCTTGACTCGCTTGCCTTTGAGAATCAACCTCTTGATGAAGGGACTCAATCAAATGCTTCAATGAGTCTTGTTGATTTTTCAGTTGCACAAGAGCCTCGTCTATGGTGGAGCTGTCATGTGCAAAACCTTTGTCAGGAATGTGTCCACTAAATCATTTAATTCAATCTGTAGTTTTGTTGTAAATTTTGAATACATTTGCTTTATTGTTTTTGCATACCCAGGAGGGAGCTGCACAGTATTTGGTTGGCCGCCGTTCTTCTCTACCAAGAGGTGTAGAAACTCGCATTCCGCCACCAGCTCCTGAGCCCAAACCGCGAGTTGCTGCTCCTGCTCAGCTCTGACTTCATTTTGGATGATCTGCTGCTCTTCAAGCATCTTGCGGATCTGCTCTGTTTCCTCCTTGGCCTGCTGTGCAGCCTGCTCAAGCTTCATTACAGTCTTCTCACTTTCCTATAAAAGAGGAGTAGCAGTTTTAAGAGCGCAGGCTCAGAGTTTGTGAGGAGCGCATCTCGTACTTGCAGCATGTGTTTCTGCAACTTGTCCAGCTCCTCCTGTTGCTCCTGCTTGAGCGACCTGCAAATGGCAGAGAGCAGAGACTCCTGCTCTCGCTGCTGCAAAGAGCGCTCAGCCTCCAGCTCGTGCACACGCTTATGGAAGTGAAAGCGACAAGAACAACTGATCGGGATTAGAAATCATTCGACAAGCCGAATTGTCAAAAGGTTAACGTACATTCTGCAGCTCCGTCACATGACGCTGAAGAGTAAGCGCCTTGGTGTTCTCTCGATGCATCTCACTCCTGGTAGCTTCCAGGCTCCTCCTGTTCTGTTCTTCTAATAAACCACAGTGGAAGTGTACAGCTGCAATCTTCTCTGCCTCCCACTTTGTCCTCTCCTCATCGATGGCTTTTTGCACCTGAATGAGAGCGGACACAATGGTCAGGTAATGAAGAGTTCAAAACTCAAATGGTTGACGGTACCTTCTGTAATGTTTGTGCATGCAGCTCTTCTTCATGTTTCCTTGACTCCTCCTTCTGGTGCTTCAGTGAATTTCTCAGCTGCCAGTATTTGATCATATACTCTTCAGTCACTCAGCTTATTAAATCTTTATTGTTGTAGAGGTGCGACGAGTAATCGattataaatataatcaatAGTTATTTTTAATAATTGAGGGATCTTTTagatatgtttttttatttaaaattctCCATATGGTTGGAATTTCAATAtcttatttcaatattttttattttaatattttgaaaTGGGACTGATTATCTATGTATTGAatccaaataaaacatttgcttttaatttggaaaactaTGATGACCACTTACCGTTTGTACTTGCTCTTCGTGAACCAAGGCTAAATCTTTTCTCTGCTGCTTCAGCGCTGCCTCCTGAAATATTTCATGAAGTCTTAGTCAAATGTTGTGGATAACTTTGACGATTCTAAATTCTCACCATCATTGCGTGGGCGTGTTCTTCAGCTTCTTTAACAGCGTTGCGCTGTTGGCTTTTCATGAACTCGAGCTCTCCTTTTAGTTTGTCTCTTTCTGTTTGCAAGCCTCCATGCTGTTCCTGTAGCTCTTGCACTTGTTGTTCCTTCTGACCCAACATTTTCTCCAGGGTGTCCACCTTGACTGTGCATGCTCCAAGTTTTCCCTCTAGTTCCTGTGCTTGACATTCCAGAGCCTAACATCAAAACAGCGCTTCTGTAAAAGTATTGCACAACTGGTGTTGTGTGATTTACTGGACAAGAATTAGAAGCACGGTTCCGAAAGAGTCACCTCTGTCTCCTTGTTTTTCTGCTTCTGCGTCTCCTCTAGACATGCACATCTGTTCCTCAGTGAGGTCTCTGCCTCTGAGGCCCTCATCAGTTCCTCACAAGTGTCCTCCAGCATCTGTTGGTTCAATAATATTAGCATAAAAGTACAGACTTGGAAAATGATGTCACCCTGTAATATTGTACTTGTTGCATGGATTCTTGCTTCTCTCTTGCCCGTCGTTGCTCGGCGAATAGTTCAGCTTTGGCAGAAGCCAACTGTCTCTCCAGCTCCGACATCACCGTGTTGGTCTGTTTGTGAGGTCGTTGGAGTAATAAGTCAAGTGTGCCCCacctcaaaaaatatatatacctgAGATTGCTGAGCTGTTAGCACCTTTTCCATGCAAGACAGCTGCTTAAGTTGTTTGTTCTTTAGTTCTTCTTGCAAATTCCGGACTTGACAGAGGAATGACTCCTTTTGCTTTAGAAGTTTCTGCAGCTGGCAACTGTACAACACAACTTTTTGAAATAATTGTGTCTTATCACAGTCCTGCTTTATGCTGACAAAGTTTGAATCCATACCTTAATGAGTCCACCTCTGCTTTACAATCCTTGAGCAAGACCTCTAACTCCCTCTTCTCTGTTTCTAGGTGCCCAGTCTCTGTACTAAGCCGCTCAAGATCATGAAAGGCAtgctgggaagaaaaaaagaaacatcattCATTTCTCTGATAAATGGCTGAATGAATATTTTACACTTTACCTTTCTTCTCAATTGCAGCTCAGAAAGGGAGAGTTCGACCTCTGTTAAATGAGACTTTTTCATGCGGAGagtctcctcctctttctcacaTTTCTAAATCAAACAAACACAAGGATGCTTGTTCACAGGCAGTTGACCAAACGCACGCCATTTGGCGGCAACATACTTGTCTGAGGGAAGTGAGGCGCTCGCTCATCTTCTCCCAAGCTGAGTGCATCTTCTCTGAGGCTTGCTCAAGCTTGGACCGCCTGCTCCGGTGTCCTTTCGAGTCTTCcttgtcatcatcatcctccATAGACAGAGTTCTagcaatgaaaaataaattacaatacATAGAAACAAGTGTgctttgctctctctctctttttaccTCCATGTATGCTGCTTCTTATGCAGAGTACTTTTGTTTCGAACAGCTCCGGTGGGTCGTTGAACTTTGCCGACAAAGAACGTTAGTCATCTTTCATGCCttgtttaattaattaattaattaattaattaattaattaattaattaatgccTTCTACTGTGAAATGTTGGTAAAGGTCGAATCTGAAACCAAATGTAGATTGAAAATCTGTTGTGTGCGTTACACCAGGAATGTGAGCGTCCCACCTTGAATGTTGCAAGTCTGATTCAGATTTTGGATTTTGATtgtattttgtcatttattgtGCATCCAATCAATACGAATCCTGGATAGTTGATATTGTCTCACTTTGTCAACTCTTACCAGCTCGTCTGTGGAGGACCTGCCTGACTTGATCTGTGCAGACCGAATCAAGGTCACTGTCAATGGACACTGTGTCAAAATTCCACACAGGTACTCCTGTGAAACAAAGAATAGCATTGAGAAGTAAAGCTATGCTAACTGAGCGGCGTTAAAACAGAATATTGTTCAGAGAGGGTCATTTAAAACTGATCCTTGTTGTCTTGTGTTGGACACATGCAAATGCAGCAATGTGTGTCCGATACCTGCTAACCGCCTGACCTTCGGAGAAGAAATGTGCTTTGGGTTTTGGTGTTCTTTTTCAACCTCTGTGCTGAAaaagactgaaaaagaaaagaaaaagaaatggttaAATGAAGTCTCTGTCACTCACACAAAATCAGCGGGACTCTGGTTTCGGTTCTGTGAATCCTCTTTTCTCACCACCGTGTGAAGTCTGAACTCCAGATGTTCCAGAAGGACGTCTTGCCAGATCCTCACTTTGGTCTGGCTTATGTTGGATAAAGGGAACGCTAGCTGTGTTTTTAGAACTTCTAGTACCATTTTGGTCACATACGCAAGGGTCCAC
This genomic window contains:
- the si:ch211-102c2.8 gene encoding trichohyalin isoform X4, producing MEQLSQDRRDKEEFHSEQLNSSSGFEPGRAFLKADPCDFLLDAIDAQLGKLQVKHQQHDRIDSVAPFRLSQSLSKDTGLGSTVSRTNDTQMSCLELQGTPAVEQTLESTSSVAPATREMATWELDVWTSSKVEMESHKEQVMWRLERLLGETCKQGDMSRDPHPPSESICTEDFVRCFREEMVELALPEGSITELNKEDAERTLTTSDVDPCVCDQNGTRSSKNTASVPFIQHKPDQSEDLARRPSGTSGVQTSHGVFFSTEVEKEHQNPKHISSPKVRRLAGVPVWNFDTVSIDSDLDSVCTDQVRQVLHRRAVQRPTGAVRNKSTLHKKQHTWRTLSMEDDDDKEDSKGHRSRRSKLEQASEKMHSAWEKMSERLTSLRQKCEKEEETLRMKKSHLTEVELSLSELQLRRKHAFHDLERLSTETGHLETEKRELEVLLKDCKAEVDSLSCQLQKLLKQKESFLCQVRNLQEELKNKQLKQLSCMEKTNTVMSELERQLASAKAELFAEQRRAREKQESMQQMLEDTCEELMRASEAETSLRNRCACLEETQKQKNKETEALECQAQELEGKLGACTVKVDTLEKMLGQKEQQVQELQEQHGGLQTERDKLKGELEFMKSQQRNAVKEAEEHAHAMMEAALKQQRKDLALVHEEQVQTLRNSLKHQKEESRKHEEELHAQTLQKVQKAIDEERTKWEAEKIAAVHFHCGLLEEQNRRSLEATRSEMHRENTKALTLQRHVTELQNRVHELEAERSLQQREQESLLSAICRSLKQEQQEELDKLQKHMLQESEKTVMKLEQAAQQAKEETEQIRKMLEEQQIIQNEVRAEQEQQLAVWAQELVAECEFLHLLVEKNGGQPNTVQLPPGSTIDEALVQLKNQQDSLKHLIESLHQEVDSQRQASQELFKDKERELRIQREQMRMERNQALDSLKECLIQEHIEELSSLKWSHVSDGGLEASLRKQLEAKDMELMQVQKNMTQWKEQTTARLACKFEEELTAELERCRTKLLNGRKTSTNEEEKLRVEGQRKLSAKSRVKQLRVENQPWMPTGSNLPTLEQESLKA
- the ccdc117 gene encoding coiled-coil domain-containing protein 117 isoform X1; the protein is MHHLPPTCSQLGFLPRMCTFSGPTNLPEFDLGSTCTSGQFQSGTLSNGRWETRCLRKHKRRVDDEGCLAKRRRISAETELDLSHVTGSPDWPSLNNCSTLSTQQASHAPPQPCPATRNLTPLLPSSSPSRPETASSCMEIEAAQRRLREIENRITLEDDDEDLDVEPAQRRPVLVISDSLKEGLQRGITDILPHTVAQSVYVLKSHSCMELVLWRPPENPFCRRLKGSLQKQKKQQTVLRQPPTPCPSPTPHSTPVDTHSPLLNFPVAESCAEEDMEM
- the si:ch211-102c2.8 gene encoding trichohyalin isoform X1; the protein is MEQLSQDRRDKEEFHSEQLNSSSGFEPGRAFLKADPCDFLLDAIDAQLGKLQVKHQQHDRIDSVAPFRLSQSLSKDTGLGSTVSRTNDTQMSCLELQGTPAVEQTLESTSSVAPATREMATWELDVWTSSKVEMESHKEQVMWRLERLLGETCKQGDMSRDPHPPSESICTEDFVRCFREEMVELALPEGSITELNKEDAERTLTTSDVDPCVCDQNGTRSSKNTASVPFIQHKPDQSEDLARRPSGTSGVQTSHGVFFSTEVEKEHQNPKHISSPKVRRLAGVPVWNFDTVSIDSDLDSVCTDQVRQVLHRRAVQRPTGAVRNKSTLHKKQHTWRTLSMEDDDDKEDSKGHRSRRSKLEQASEKMHSAWEKMSERLTSLRQKCEKEEETLRMKKSHLTEVELSLSELQLRRKHAFHDLERLSTETGHLETEKRELEVLLKDCKAEVDSLSCQLQKLLKQKESFLCQVRNLQEELKNKQLKQLSCMEKTNTVMSELERQLASAKAELFAEQRRAREKQESMQQMLEDTCEELMRASEAETSLRNRCACLEETQKQKNKETEALECQAQELEGKLGACTVKVDTLEKMLGQKEQQVQELQEQHGGLQTERDKLKGELEFMKSQQRNAVKEAEEHAHAMMEAALKQQRKDLALVHEEQVQTLRNSLKHQKEESRKHEEELHAQTLQKVQKAIDEERTKWEAEKIAAVHFHCGLLEEQNRRSLEATRSEMHRENTKALTLQRHVTELQNRVHELEAERSLQQREQESLLSAICRSLKQEQQEELDKLQKHMLQESEKTVMKLEQAAQQAKEETEQIRKMLEEQQIIQNEVRAEQEQQLAVWAQELVAECEFLHLLVEKNGGQPNTVQLPPGSTIDEALVQLKNQQDSLKHLIESLHQEVDSQRQASQELFKDKERELRIQREQMRMERNQALDSLKECLIQEHIEELSSLKWSHVSDGGLEASLRKQLEAKDMELMQVQKNMTQWKEQTTARLACKFEEELTAELERCRTKLLNGRKTSTNEEEKLRVEGQRKLSAKHHDAPHLDCLTYVYAAAAPQSPSDVASLKLVHYLQSRVKQLRVENQPWMPTGSNLPTLEQESLKA
- the ccdc117 gene encoding coiled-coil domain-containing protein 117 isoform X2, which produces MHHLPPTCSQLGFLPRMCTFSGPTNLPEFDLGSTCTSGQFQSGTLSNGWETRCLRKHKRRVDDEGCLAKRRRISAETELDLSHVTGSPDWPSLNNCSTLSTQQASHAPPQPCPATRNLTPLLPSSSPSRPETASSCMEIEAAQRRLREIENRITLEDDDEDLDVEPAQRRPVLVISDSLKEGLQRGITDILPHTVAQSVYVLKSHSCMELVLWRPPENPFCRRLKGSLQKQKKQQTVLRQPPTPCPSPTPHSTPVDTHSPLLNFPVAESCAEEDMEM
- the si:ch211-102c2.8 gene encoding trichohyalin isoform X5, with amino-acid sequence MEQLSQDRRDKEEFHSEQLNSSSGFEPGRAFLKADPCDFLLDAIDAQLGKLQVKHQQHDRIDSVAPFRLSQSLSKDTGLGSTVSRTNDTQMSCLELQGTPAVEQTLESTSSVAPATREMATWELDVWTSSKVEMESHKEQVMWRLERLLGETCKQGDMSRDPHPPSESICTEDFVRCFREEMVELALPEGSITELNKEDAERTLTTSDVDPCVCDQNGTRSSKNTASVPFIQHKPDQSEDLARRPSGTSGVQTSHGVFFSTEVEKEHQNPKHISSPKVRRLAGVPVWNFDTVSIDSDLDSVCTDQVRQVLHRRAVQRPTGAVRNKSTLHKKQHTWRTLSMEDDDDKEDSKGHRSRRSKLEQASEKMHSAWEKMSERLTSLRQKCEKEEETLRMKKSHLTEVELSLSELQLRRKHAFHDLERLSTETGHLETEKRELEVLLKDCKAEVDSLSCQLQKLLKQKESFLCQVRNLQEELKNKQLKQLSCMEKTNTVMSELERQLASAKAELFAEQRRAREKQESMQQMLEDTCEELMRASEAETSLRNRCACLEETQKQKNKETEALECQAQELEGKLGACTVKVDTLEKMLGQKEQQVQELQEQHGGLQTERDKLKGELEFMKSQQRNAVKEAEEHAHAMMEAALKQQRKDLALVHEEQVQTLRNSLKHQKEESRKHEEELHAQTLQKVQKAIDEERTKWEAEKIAAVHFHCGLLEEQNRRSLEATRSEMHRENTKALTLQRHVTELQNRVHELEAERSLQQREQESLLSAICRSLKQEQQEELDKLQKHMLQESEKTVMKLEQAAQQAKEETEQIRKMLEEQQIIQNEVRAEQEQQLAVWAQELVAECEFLHLLVEKNGGQPNTVQLPPGSTIDEALVQLKNQQDSLKHLIESLHQEVDSQRQASQELFKDKERELRIQREQMRMERNQALDSLKECLIQEHIEELSSLKWSHVSDGGLEASLRKQLEAKDMELMQVQKNMTQWKEQTTARLACKFEEELTAELERKTSTNEEEKLRVEGQRKLSAKSRVKQLRVENQPWMPTGSNLPTLEQESLKA
- the ccdc117 gene encoding coiled-coil domain-containing protein 117 isoform X3, translated to MHHLPPTCSQLGFLPRMCTFSGPTNLPEFDLGSTCTSGQFQSGTLSNGRWETRCLRKHKRRVDDEGCLAKRRRISAETELDLSHVTGSPDWPSLNNCSTLSTQQASHAPPQPCPATRNLTPLLPSSSPSRPETASSCMEIEAAQRRLREIENRITLEDDDEDLDVEPAQRRPVLVISDSLKEGLQRGITDILPHTVAQSVSHSCMELVLWRPPENPFCRRLKGSLQKQKKQQTVLRQPPTPCPSPTPHSTPVDTHSPLLNFPVAESCAEEDMEM
- the si:ch211-102c2.8 gene encoding trichohyalin isoform X2, with amino-acid sequence MEQLSQDRRDKEEFHSEQLNSSSGFEPGRAFLKADPCDFLLDAIDAQLGKLQVKHQQHDRIDSVAPFRLSQSLSKDTGLGSTVSRTNDTQMSCLELQGTPAVEQTLESTSSVAPATREMATWELDVWTSSKVEMESHKEQVMWRLERLLGETCKQGDMSRDPHPPSESICTEDFVRCFREEMVELALPEGSITELNKEDAERTLTTSDVDPCVCDQNGTRSSKNTASVPFIQHKPDQSEDLARRPSGTSGVQTSHGVFFSTEVEKEHQNPKHISSPKVRRLAGVPVWNFDTVSIDSDLDSVCTDQVRQVLHRRAVQRPTGAVRNKSTLHKKQHTWRTLSMEDDDDKEDSKGHRSRRSKLEQASEKMHSAWEKMSERLTSLRQKCEKEEETLRMKKSHLTEVELSLSELQLRRKHAFHDLERLSTETGHLETEKRELEVLLKDCKAEVDSLSCQLQKLLKQKESFLCQVRNLQEELKNKQLKQLSCMEKTNTVMSELERQLASAKAELFAEQRRAREKQESMQQMLEDTCEELMRASEAETSLRNRCACLEETQKQKNKETEELEGKLGACTVKVDTLEKMLGQKEQQVQELQEQHGGLQTERDKLKGELEFMKSQQRNAVKEAEEHAHAMMEAALKQQRKDLALVHEEQVQTLRNSLKHQKEESRKHEEELHAQTLQKVQKAIDEERTKWEAEKIAAVHFHCGLLEEQNRRSLEATRSEMHRENTKALTLQRHVTELQNRVHELEAERSLQQREQESLLSAICRSLKQEQQEELDKLQKHMLQESEKTVMKLEQAAQQAKEETEQIRKMLEEQQIIQNEVRAEQEQQLAVWAQELVAECEFLHLLVEKNGGQPNTVQLPPGSTIDEALVQLKNQQDSLKHLIESLHQEVDSQRQASQELFKDKERELRIQREQMRMERNQALDSLKECLIQEHIEELSSLKWSHVSDGGLEASLRKQLEAKDMELMQVQKNMTQWKEQTTARLACKFEEELTAELERCRTKLLNGRKTSTNEEEKLRVEGQRKLSAKHHDAPHLDCLTYVYAAAAPQSPSDVASLKLVHYLQSRVKQLRVENQPWMPTGSNLPTLEQESLKA
- the si:ch211-102c2.8 gene encoding trichohyalin isoform X3, with the translated sequence MEQLSQDRRDKEEFHSEQLNSSSGFEPGRAFLKADPCDFLLDAIDAQLGKLQVKHQQHDRIDSVAPFRLSQSLSKDTGLGSTVSRTNDTQMSCLELQGTPAVEQTLESTSSVAPATREMATWELDVWTSSKVEMESHKEQVMWRLERLLGETCKQGDMSRDPHPPSESICTEDFVRCFREEMVELALPEGSITELNKEDAERTLTTSDVDPCVCDQNGTRSSKNTASVPFIQHKPDQSEDLARRPSGTSGVQTSHGVFFSTEVEKEHQNPKHISSPKVRRLAGVPVWNFDTVSIDSDLDSVCTDQVRQVLHRRAVQRPTGAVRNKSTLHKKQHTWRTLSMEDDDDKEDSKGHRSRRSKLEQASEKMHSAWEKMSERLTSLRQKCEKEEETLRMKKSHLTEVELSLSELQLRRKHAFHDLERLSTETGHLETEKRELEVLLKDCKAEVDSLSCQLQKLLKQKESFLCQVRNLQEELKNKQLKQLSCMEKTNTVMSELERQLASAKAELFAEQRRAREKQESMQQMLEDTCEELMRASEAETSLRNRCACLEETQKQKNKETEALECQAQELEGKLGACTVKVDTLEKMLGQKEQQVQELQEQHGGLQTERDKLKGELEFMKSQQRNAVKEAEEHAHAMMEAALKQQRKDLALVHEEQVQTLRNSLKHQKEESRKHEEELHAQTLQKVQKAIDEERTKWEAEKIAAVHFHCGLLEEQNRRSLEATRSEMHRENTKALTLQRHVTELQNRVHELEAERSLQQREQESLLSAICRSLKQEQQEELDKLQKHMLQESEKTVMKLEQAAQQAKEETEQIRKMLEEQQIIQNEVRAEQEQQLAVWAQELVAECEFLHLLVEKNGGQPNTVQLPPGSTIDEALVQLKNQQDSLKHLIESLHQEVDSQRQASQELFKDKERELRIQREQMRMERNQALDSLKECLIQEHIEELSSLKWSHVSDGGLEASLRKQLEAKDMELMQVQKNMTQWKEQTTARLACKFEEELTAELERKTSTNEEEKLRVEGQRKLSAKHHDAPHLDCLTYVYAAAAPQSPSDVASLKLVHYLQSRVKQLRVENQPWMPTGSNLPTLEQESLKA